In Streptomyces chartreusis NRRL 3882, the following are encoded in one genomic region:
- a CDS encoding sensor histidine kinase encodes MSTLQRAKCQAKAHPLAMDAVLAAAVLACMVAGSFVEPRHRDSVSWALRTPDTLSLLLITLGAAALVFRRRAPMTVLALTGTVSVVESVTGDPRAPVAMSAVIALYTVASTTDRPTTWRVGLLTMTVLTGSAMAAGGLPWYAQENLAIFAWTGIGATAGDAVRSRRAFVQAIRERAERAERTREEEARRRVAEERLRIARDLHDVVAHHIALVNVQAGVAAHVMDKRPDQAKEALAHVREASRSALNELRATVGLLRQSGDPEAPTEPAPGLDRLDELTGTFRNAGLHIEVARADQGTALPAAVDLAAYRIIQEALTNVQKHAGPQAKAEVSVVRVGPNIEITVLDDGSGEDEDPGSGGGHGLLGMRERVTALRGTLTTGPRYGGGFRVHAILPVKNRTPGEDPA; translated from the coding sequence GTGAGCACCCTCCAGCGGGCGAAATGCCAGGCCAAGGCACACCCACTGGCCATGGACGCGGTCCTGGCCGCAGCCGTCCTGGCCTGCATGGTCGCCGGCTCGTTCGTGGAGCCCCGCCACCGTGACAGCGTCAGCTGGGCCCTGCGCACCCCCGACACCCTCAGCCTCCTCCTCATCACCCTCGGCGCCGCCGCCCTGGTCTTCCGCCGTCGCGCCCCGATGACGGTCCTGGCCCTCACCGGCACCGTCTCCGTCGTCGAGTCCGTCACCGGCGACCCCCGCGCCCCCGTCGCCATGTCCGCGGTCATCGCCCTGTACACCGTCGCCTCCACCACCGACCGCCCCACCACCTGGCGGGTCGGCCTGCTCACCATGACCGTGCTGACCGGCTCCGCCATGGCCGCCGGCGGCCTGCCCTGGTACGCCCAGGAGAACCTCGCGATCTTCGCCTGGACGGGCATCGGCGCCACCGCCGGCGACGCCGTCCGCAGCCGCCGCGCCTTCGTCCAGGCCATCCGCGAACGCGCCGAACGCGCCGAACGCACCCGCGAGGAGGAGGCCCGCCGCCGGGTCGCCGAGGAGCGCCTGCGCATCGCCCGGGACCTGCACGACGTCGTCGCCCACCACATCGCCCTGGTCAACGTCCAGGCCGGCGTCGCCGCGCACGTCATGGACAAGCGGCCCGACCAGGCCAAGGAGGCCCTCGCCCACGTCCGGGAGGCCAGCCGTTCCGCACTCAACGAACTCCGCGCCACCGTCGGACTGCTGAGACAGTCCGGCGACCCGGAGGCCCCCACCGAACCCGCCCCCGGCCTGGACCGCCTCGACGAACTCACCGGCACCTTCCGCAACGCCGGCCTGCACATCGAGGTCGCCCGCGCCGACCAGGGCACCGCCCTCCCCGCGGCCGTCGACCTGGCCGCCTACCGGATCATCCAGGAGGCCCTCACCAACGTGCAGAAGCACGCCGGGCCCCAGGCCAAGGCAGAGGTCAGTGTCGTACGGGTCGGGCCGAACATCGAGATCACCGTCCTGGACGACGGCAGCGGCGAGGACGAGGACCCGGGCAGCGGCGGCGGGCACGGGCTGCTCGGCATGCGGGAACGCGTCACCGCCCTGCGCGGCACCCTCACCACCGGTCCCCGCTACGGCGGCGGCTTCCGTGTCCATGCGATCCTGCCGGTCAAGAACCGCACCCCCGGGGAGGACCCCGCATGA
- a CDS encoding response regulator gives MTIRVLLADDQALLRSAFRVLVDSEPDMEVVGEASDGAEAVRLTKEQRADVVLMDIRMPGTDGLAATRMISADPDLADVRVVILTTFEVDDYVVRSLRAGASGFLGKGAEPEELLNAIRIAAGGQALLSPAATTGLISRFLAQEDPADDDRDPARGERLDSLTVREREVLVQVAGGHSNDEIAERLEVSPLTVKTHVNRAMAKLGARDRAQLVVIAYESGLVRPRVE, from the coding sequence ATGACGATCCGTGTCCTGCTCGCCGACGACCAGGCGCTGCTCCGCAGCGCCTTTCGTGTGCTCGTCGACTCCGAGCCCGACATGGAGGTGGTGGGCGAGGCCTCCGACGGAGCGGAGGCGGTACGGCTGACGAAGGAGCAGCGCGCCGACGTCGTCCTCATGGACATCCGGATGCCCGGCACCGACGGTCTCGCGGCGACCCGCATGATCAGCGCCGACCCGGACCTCGCCGACGTCCGCGTGGTCATCCTGACGACGTTCGAGGTCGACGACTACGTCGTGCGGTCGCTGCGCGCGGGCGCCTCCGGCTTCCTCGGCAAGGGCGCAGAGCCCGAGGAACTGCTGAACGCCATCCGCATCGCGGCCGGCGGCCAGGCCCTGCTGTCCCCGGCGGCCACCACGGGTCTGATCTCCCGCTTCCTCGCCCAGGAGGACCCGGCCGACGACGACCGCGACCCGGCCCGCGGCGAGCGGCTCGACTCACTCACCGTCCGGGAGCGCGAGGTGCTGGTCCAGGTCGCCGGCGGTCACTCCAACGACGAGATCGCCGAGCGGCTGGAGGTCAGCCCGCTGACGGTGAAGACGCACGTCAACCGGGCCATGGCCAAGCTGGGCGCCCGGGACCGGGCCCAGCTCGTGGTCATCGCGTACGAATCCGGCCTGGTCCGTCCAAGGGTGGAGTGA
- a CDS encoding efflux RND transporter permease subunit: MSWLSRFSLAQRALIGLMSIIALVFGAIAIPQLKQQLLPTIELPMVSVLAPYQGASPDVVEKQVVEPIEDSLEAVDGISGVTSTATEGNAVIMASFDYGNGTEQLVADVQQAVNRARVQLPDDVDPQVVAGSTDDIPTVVLAVTSDRDQQALADQLDKTVVPDLKSIDGVGQVTVDGVRDLQVAVTPDDAKLAKAGLTSQSLVQALQAGGATVPAGSFDEDGANRTVQVGGGFTSLKQIQDLMVTGEPGKGKPVRLADVATVKQQEAPADSITRTDGKPSLAVAVTMDRDGSAVAISDAVQDKLPDLRKDLGSGASLTVVSDQGPAVSKSIKGLTTEGALGLLFAVLVILVFLASIRSTLVTAVSIPLSVVLALIVLWTRDLSLNVLTLGALTIAIGRVVDDSIVVLENIKRHLGYGEERHSAILNAVREVAGAVTSSTLTTVAVFLPIGLVGGMVGELFGSFSLTVTAALLASLLVSLTVVPVLSYWFLRPPKGTPEDADEARRLAEEKEAKSRLQRIYVPVLRFATRRRLTSVALAIVVLVGTFGMAPLLKTNFFDQGEVEVLTVKQELKPGTSLEATNDRAKKVEQLLAGTKGVKDYQVTVGSSGFMAAFGGGTDTNQASYQVMLDDSASYEDVQDDIEKGLAGLKGIGTTTISAGDGFGAQDLSVVVKAADADVLRTASEEVRKTVASLDDVTDVTSDLATSVPRISVKANDKAAAAGFNDQTLGAAVAQAVRGTTAAKAVLDDTERDVVIRSEKPATTLKQLRDLRLGAVKLGDIATVRLVDGPVSMTRIDGQRAATITAKPTGDNTGAVSTKLQSKINALKLPDGATASIGGVSEDQDEAFANLGLAMLAAIAIVFMLLVGTFRSLVQPLILLVSIPFAATGAIGLLVATGTPMGVPAMIGMLMLIGIVVTNAIVLIDLINQYRKQGYGVVEAVVEGGRHRLRPILMTALATIFALLPMALGITGEGGFIAQPLAVVVIGGLVTSTLLTLLLVPTLYAMFELRKERRAKKRAAKKGLPAQRTEAAEEPAPAQV; encoded by the coding sequence ATGTCCTGGCTGTCGAGATTCAGCCTCGCGCAACGGGCCCTGATCGGGCTGATGTCGATCATCGCGCTCGTCTTCGGGGCGATCGCGATCCCCCAGCTCAAGCAGCAGCTGCTGCCCACCATCGAACTGCCCATGGTGTCCGTGCTGGCGCCGTACCAGGGCGCGTCCCCGGACGTGGTCGAGAAGCAGGTCGTCGAGCCCATCGAGGACAGCCTCGAAGCCGTCGACGGCATCAGCGGCGTGACCTCCACCGCCACCGAGGGCAACGCCGTGATCATGGCGTCCTTCGACTACGGCAACGGCACCGAACAGCTCGTCGCCGACGTGCAGCAGGCGGTCAACCGGGCCCGCGTCCAGCTCCCGGACGATGTGGACCCGCAGGTCGTCGCCGGTTCCACGGACGACATCCCGACCGTCGTCCTCGCCGTCACCTCCGACCGGGACCAGCAGGCCCTGGCCGACCAGCTCGACAAGACCGTCGTGCCGGACCTGAAGAGCATCGACGGCGTCGGCCAGGTCACCGTCGACGGTGTGCGGGACCTCCAGGTCGCCGTCACGCCCGACGACGCGAAGCTGGCGAAGGCCGGCCTCACCTCGCAGTCCCTCGTCCAGGCGCTCCAGGCGGGCGGCGCGACCGTCCCGGCCGGCTCCTTCGACGAGGACGGCGCCAACCGCACGGTCCAGGTCGGCGGCGGCTTCACCTCGTTGAAGCAGATCCAGGACCTGATGGTCACGGGCGAGCCCGGCAAGGGCAAGCCGGTGCGCCTGGCCGACGTCGCCACGGTGAAGCAGCAGGAGGCCCCGGCCGACTCCATCACCCGCACCGACGGCAAGCCCAGCCTCGCCGTCGCCGTCACCATGGACCGCGACGGCAGCGCGGTCGCGATCTCCGACGCCGTCCAGGACAAGCTCCCGGACCTGCGCAAGGACCTCGGCTCCGGCGCGAGCCTCACGGTCGTCAGCGACCAGGGCCCGGCCGTGTCGAAGTCCATCAAGGGCCTCACCACCGAGGGCGCGCTCGGTCTGCTCTTCGCGGTCCTGGTGATCCTCGTCTTCCTGGCCTCGATCCGCTCCACCCTCGTGACCGCGGTGTCCATCCCGCTGTCCGTGGTCCTCGCCCTGATCGTGCTGTGGACCCGCGACCTGTCGCTGAACGTCCTCACGCTGGGCGCGCTGACCATCGCCATCGGCCGGGTCGTCGACGACTCGATCGTGGTCCTGGAGAACATCAAGCGCCACCTCGGCTACGGCGAGGAGCGCCACTCGGCCATCCTCAACGCGGTCCGCGAGGTCGCGGGCGCGGTGACGTCCTCGACGCTCACCACGGTCGCGGTGTTCCTGCCGATCGGCCTCGTCGGCGGCATGGTGGGCGAGCTGTTCGGCTCGTTCAGCCTCACGGTGACGGCCGCGCTGCTGGCGTCCCTTCTCGTCTCCCTGACGGTCGTGCCGGTGCTGTCGTACTGGTTCCTGCGGCCCCCGAAGGGCACCCCGGAGGACGCGGACGAGGCCCGCCGGCTCGCCGAGGAGAAGGAGGCCAAGAGCCGTCTCCAGCGCATCTACGTCCCGGTCCTGCGCTTCGCGACCCGCCGCCGGCTCACCAGCGTGGCCCTCGCGATCGTCGTCCTGGTCGGCACGTTCGGCATGGCGCCGCTGCTGAAGACGAACTTCTTCGACCAGGGGGAGGTCGAGGTCCTCACCGTCAAGCAGGAGCTGAAGCCCGGCACCAGCCTGGAGGCGACGAACGACCGGGCCAAGAAGGTCGAGCAGCTCCTCGCCGGCACCAAGGGCGTGAAGGACTACCAGGTCACGGTCGGCTCGTCCGGCTTCATGGCGGCCTTCGGCGGCGGTACGGACACCAACCAGGCCTCGTACCAGGTGATGCTGGACGACTCGGCGTCGTACGAGGACGTCCAGGACGACATCGAGAAGGGTCTGGCCGGGCTGAAGGGCATCGGCACGACCACCATCTCCGCCGGTGACGGCTTCGGCGCCCAGGACCTCAGCGTGGTCGTGAAGGCCGCCGACGCCGACGTGCTGCGCACGGCGTCCGAGGAGGTCCGCAAGACGGTCGCCTCGCTCGACGACGTCACGGACGTCACCAGCGACCTGGCGACCAGCGTGCCCCGGATCTCCGTGAAGGCCAACGACAAGGCGGCCGCGGCCGGCTTCAACGACCAGACCCTGGGTGCCGCCGTCGCCCAGGCCGTCCGCGGCACCACGGCCGCCAAGGCGGTCCTGGACGACACCGAGCGCGACGTCGTCATCCGCTCGGAGAAGCCCGCGACGACGCTGAAGCAGCTTCGGGACCTGCGCCTGGGCGCGGTCAAGCTCGGCGACATCGCGACGGTGAGGCTGGTCGACGGCCCGGTGTCGATGACCCGTATCGACGGCCAGCGCGCGGCCACCATCACCGCGAAGCCGACCGGCGACAACACGGGCGCGGTGAGCACCAAGCTCCAGTCGAAGATCAACGCGCTGAAGCTGCCCGACGGCGCCACCGCGTCGATCGGCGGTGTCTCCGAGGACCAGGACGAGGCGTTCGCCAACCTGGGCCTGGCGATGCTGGCGGCCATCGCGATCGTCTTCATGCTGCTGGTGGGCACCTTCCGGTCCCTGGTCCAGCCGCTGATCCTGCTCGTCTCCATCCCGTTCGCGGCCACCGGCGCGATCGGCCTGCTGGTGGCCACCGGCACGCCGATGGGCGTCCCCGCGATGATCGGCATGCTGATGCTGATCGGCATCGTGGTGACGAACGCGATCGTGCTGATCGACCTGATCAACCAGTACCGCAAGCAGGGTTACGGCGTCGTCGAGGCCGTGGTCGAGGGCGGCCGGCACCGCCTGCGCCCGATCCTCATGACGGCCCTGGCGACGATCTTCGCCCTGCTGCCGATGGCCCTCGGCATCACCGGCGAGGGCGGCTTCATCGCCCAGCCGCTGGCCGTGGTCGTGATCGGCGGCCTGGTGACGTCGACCCTGCTGACGCTGCTGCTGGTGCCCACGCTGTACGCGATGTTCGAACTCCGCAAGGAGCGCCGGGCGAAGAAGCGGGCGGCGAAGAAGGGCCTTCCGGCCCAGCGCACGGAGGCGGCCGAGGAGCCGGCACCGGCGCAGGTCTGA
- the nadA gene encoding quinolinate synthase NadA: MTTAQTQELDVQPTPLALLLLGREADPKSERGVECPGDLPSPSDPDLVERARKAKEKLGDKVFVLGHHYQRDEVIQFADVTGDSFKLARDAAARPEAEYIVFCGVHFMAESADILTSDDQKVVLPDLAAGCSMADMATAEQVAECWDVLTEAGIAEQVVPVSYMNSSADIKAFTGKHGGTICTSSNAKRALDWAFEQGEKVLFLPDQHLGRNTAVRDMGMSLDDCVVYNPHKPNGGLTADELRAAKMILWRGHCSVHGRFSLDSVNDVRERIPGVNVLVHPECKHEVVAAADYVGSTEYIIKALEAAPAGSKWAIGTELNLVRRLANRFAPEGKEIVFLDKTVCFCSTMNRIDLPHLVWALESLAEGNLVNRIEVDKETEAFAKLALERMLALPSA, from the coding sequence GTGACCACCGCCCAAACCCAGGAGCTCGACGTACAGCCGACGCCCCTCGCCCTGCTGCTCCTCGGCCGTGAGGCCGACCCGAAGAGCGAGCGCGGCGTGGAGTGTCCCGGCGACCTGCCCTCGCCGTCCGACCCGGACCTGGTGGAGCGCGCCCGCAAGGCGAAGGAGAAGCTCGGAGACAAGGTCTTCGTGCTCGGCCACCACTACCAGCGCGACGAGGTCATCCAGTTCGCCGACGTCACGGGGGACTCCTTCAAGCTGGCCCGGGACGCCGCGGCGCGTCCGGAGGCCGAGTACATCGTGTTCTGCGGTGTGCACTTCATGGCGGAGTCCGCGGACATCCTGACGTCCGACGACCAGAAGGTCGTCCTGCCCGACCTGGCCGCCGGCTGCTCGATGGCCGACATGGCGACGGCCGAGCAGGTCGCCGAGTGCTGGGACGTGCTGACCGAGGCCGGGATAGCCGAGCAGGTCGTGCCCGTCTCGTACATGAACTCGTCCGCGGACATCAAGGCGTTCACGGGCAAGCACGGCGGCACGATCTGCACCTCCTCGAACGCCAAGCGAGCCCTGGACTGGGCCTTCGAGCAGGGTGAGAAGGTGCTCTTCCTGCCGGACCAGCACCTTGGCCGGAACACGGCGGTGCGGGACATGGGCATGTCCCTGGACGACTGCGTCGTCTACAACCCGCACAAGCCGAACGGCGGGCTGACGGCCGACGAGCTGCGCGCCGCGAAGATGATCCTGTGGCGCGGCCACTGCTCGGTGCACGGCCGCTTCAGCCTGGACTCGGTGAACGACGTGCGCGAGCGCATCCCGGGCGTGAACGTCCTGGTCCACCCCGAGTGCAAGCACGAGGTCGTGGCCGCGGCGGACTACGTCGGCTCGACGGAGTACATCATCAAGGCCCTGGAGGCCGCGCCGGCCGGGTCCAAGTGGGCCATCGGCACGGAGCTGAACCTGGTCCGCCGCCTGGCGAACCGTTTCGCGCCGGAGGGCAAGGAGATCGTCTTCCTCGACAAGACGGTCTGCTTCTGCTCGACCATGAACCGCATCGACCTCCCCCACCTGGTCTGGGCCCTGGAGTCGCTGGCCGAGGGCAACCTGGTCAACCGCATCGAGGTGGACAAGGAGACCGAGGCGTTCGCGAAGCTCGCCCTGGAGCGGATGCTGGCGCTGCCTTCCGCGTGA
- a CDS encoding HesB/IscA family protein — translation MSVSDETSTVTDGIILTDAAASKVKALLDQEGRDDLALRVAVQPGGCSGLRYQLFFDERSLDGDVEKDFGGVKVVTDRMSAPYLGGATIDFVDTIEKQGFTIDNPNATGSCACGDSFS, via the coding sequence ATGTCCGTATCGGACGAGACCAGCACCGTCACCGACGGCATCATCCTGACCGACGCCGCCGCGTCCAAGGTCAAGGCGCTGCTCGACCAGGAAGGCCGCGACGACCTCGCGCTGCGCGTCGCCGTCCAGCCCGGCGGCTGCTCCGGCCTGCGCTACCAGCTCTTCTTCGACGAGCGTTCCCTCGACGGGGACGTGGAGAAGGACTTCGGCGGTGTGAAGGTCGTCACCGACCGCATGAGCGCCCCGTACCTGGGCGGAGCCACGATCGACTTCGTGGACACGATCGAGAAGCAGGGTTTCACGATCGACAACCCCAACGCGACGGGCTCCTGCGCCTGCGGCGACTCCTTCAGCTGA